From one Candidatus Cetobacterium colombiensis genomic stretch:
- the scpB gene encoding SMC-Scp complex subunit ScpB: MGIKEQMESILLLGGDEVKIRDLSKFFSISVEKVFQILEELKLKRFNTGINIEIDQEIVYLTTNPRCGEIVNMYFKQDVKPKKLSNAALETLSIIAYRQPITKSEIEAVRGVSIDRVVQTLEERKFIYVCGKKEAIGKPNLYAITDKFLGYLGISSVEELPQYENMKEKLNGTNENK, from the coding sequence ATTGGAATAAAAGAACAAATGGAATCAATCCTTTTATTAGGTGGAGATGAAGTGAAAATAAGAGATTTGAGTAAATTTTTTTCAATATCAGTTGAAAAAGTTTTTCAGATATTAGAAGAATTAAAGTTAAAAAGATTTAATACAGGAATTAATATTGAAATAGATCAAGAAATAGTTTATTTAACTACAAATCCAAGATGTGGTGAAATAGTAAATATGTATTTTAAGCAAGATGTAAAACCTAAAAAATTATCTAATGCAGCATTAGAAACATTATCAATTATAGCATATCGTCAACCAATAACCAAAAGTGAGATAGAAGCTGTTAGAGGAGTTTCTATAGATAGAGTTGTTCAAACGTTAGAAGAAAGAAAATTTATATATGTATGTGGAAAAAAAGAAGCGATAGGAAAGCCTAATTTATATGCAATTACAGATAAGTTTTTAGGATATTTAGGAATTTCATCAGTAGAAGAATTACCACAATATGAAAACATGAAGGAGAAATTAAATGGAACCAATGAGAATAAATAA
- a CDS encoding pseudouridine synthase: protein MRINKYLAQNGYASRREIDKLIESGDIKVNGKEIMQGQKVTDNDKIFIKGKLFEKPKSENKVYFLLNKPRGVLSAAKDDRGRKTVVDLIDTNERLYPIGRLDSETEGAIILTNDGDVFNKVIHPKGEVYKEYFAILKGEIKDKDLSRVAKGVILDDGPTLPAKTKILKRAQGRSEVIISIREGKNRQVRRMFDAVKHPVVYLRREAIGKINLGKLELGQYRKLTSQEINYLKSL from the coding sequence ATGAGAATAAATAAGTATTTAGCGCAAAATGGTTATGCTTCAAGAAGAGAAATAGATAAACTTATTGAAAGTGGAGATATAAAAGTTAACGGAAAAGAGATTATGCAAGGTCAGAAAGTAACAGATAATGACAAAATCTTTATAAAAGGAAAATTATTCGAAAAACCTAAATCTGAAAATAAAGTTTATTTTTTATTGAATAAACCAAGAGGAGTTTTAAGTGCAGCAAAAGATGATAGGGGAAGAAAAACTGTTGTAGATTTAATAGATACAAATGAAAGATTATATCCTATTGGAAGATTAGACTCAGAAACGGAAGGTGCTATTATTTTAACAAATGATGGAGATGTTTTTAATAAAGTGATTCATCCAAAGGGAGAAGTATATAAAGAGTATTTTGCAATTTTAAAAGGAGAAATTAAAGATAAAGATCTTTCTAGAGTGGCAAAAGGAGTTATACTTGATGATGGACCTACATTACCGGCTAAGACTAAAATTTTAAAAAGAGCTCAAGGTAGAAGTGAAGTTATTATTTCTATAAGAGAAGGTAAAAATCGTCAAGTAAGAAGAATGTTTGATGCAGTAAAACATCCAGTTGTTTACTTAAGAAGAGAAGCAATAGGAAAAATAAATTTAGGAAAATTAGAGTTAGGACAATATAGAAAACTAACATCTCAAGAAATAAATTATTTAAAATCATTATAG
- the gatC gene encoding Asp-tRNA(Asn)/Glu-tRNA(Gln) amidotransferase subunit GatC: protein MSLTKEEVLNVAKLARLEFAEEEIARFQMDLNNILDYIDVLGEINTDEIEPLVQIHETGDKLREDVIRESLTVEEAMKNAPASEDGALIVPKVVGE, encoded by the coding sequence ATGTCTTTAACAAAAGAAGAAGTTCTAAACGTAGCAAAATTAGCGAGATTAGAATTTGCTGAAGAGGAGATTGCAAGATTTCAGATGGACCTAAATAATATCTTAGATTATATAGATGTTTTAGGAGAAATAAATACTGATGAAATAGAGCCGTTAGTACAAATTCATGAAACAGGAGATAAATTGAGAGAAGACGTAATAAGAGAGTCTTTAACAGTTGAAGAAGCTATGAAAAATGCACCTGCATCTGAAGATGGAGCACTAATAGTACCGAAAGTGGTTGGAGAATAA
- the gatA gene encoding Asp-tRNA(Asn)/Glu-tRNA(Gln) amidotransferase subunit GatA produces MKKIYELTAFEIKEKILNRELTSEEVVKAIFERIEETDGEIGSFVSLRKEKALEEARIVDEKIKNGEAVGALAGVPVSIKDNMVSIGEPSQSASKILEGYEGIYDATVVKKLKDADAIIIGKTNMDEFAMGSTTTTSVYEQTTKNPWDLERVPGGSSGGGATSVAANQCFISLGSDTGGSIRQPASFCGVVGLKPTYGRISRYGLMAFGSSLDQIGPFGKTVKDVALSLNVLAGTDDYDSTVEDVEVPNYLDFLTGDIKGMKIGVPKEYFIEGLNPGVKKVVDEALETFKSLGAEIIEISLPHTKYAAPTYYVLAPAEASSNLARFDGIRYGHRTKNAANIDELYTKSRSEGFGDEVKRRIMIGTYVLSAGFFDAYFKKAQKVRRLIKNDFEKAFEKVDIIFTPVTPGPAFRLDAKKTPVELYLEDIFTIPANLAGIPGISIPAGMTEGLPVGIQLLGKAFGEKDILKAGDAFEKAIKERV; encoded by the coding sequence GTGAAAAAAATATATGAATTGACAGCTTTTGAAATAAAAGAAAAAATATTAAATAGAGAATTGACATCTGAAGAGGTTGTTAAGGCTATTTTTGAAAGAATAGAGGAAACAGACGGTGAAATCGGAAGTTTCGTATCTTTAAGAAAAGAGAAAGCTTTAGAAGAAGCAAGAATAGTTGATGAAAAAATTAAAAATGGTGAAGCAGTTGGAGCTTTAGCCGGAGTTCCAGTATCAATAAAGGATAATATGGTCTCAATAGGAGAGCCATCTCAATCAGCGTCTAAGATATTAGAAGGTTACGAGGGAATTTATGATGCAACAGTTGTAAAAAAATTAAAAGATGCAGATGCTATAATAATAGGAAAAACTAATATGGATGAATTTGCAATGGGTTCTACAACTACAACATCAGTATATGAGCAAACAACTAAAAATCCTTGGGATTTAGAAAGAGTTCCTGGAGGAAGTAGTGGAGGAGGAGCAACTTCAGTTGCAGCTAACCAATGTTTTATTTCTTTAGGATCTGATACTGGTGGAAGTATTAGACAACCAGCATCGTTTTGTGGTGTAGTTGGATTAAAACCAACATATGGAAGAATTTCAAGATATGGATTAATGGCTTTTGGATCATCTTTAGACCAAATAGGACCATTTGGAAAAACTGTTAAGGACGTTGCATTAAGTTTAAATGTTTTAGCAGGAACAGATGACTATGATTCAACAGTTGAAGATGTAGAGGTTCCAAATTATTTAGATTTTTTAACTGGAGATATAAAAGGAATGAAGATAGGAGTTCCGAAAGAATACTTTATAGAGGGACTGAATCCAGGAGTAAAGAAAGTTGTAGATGAAGCTTTAGAAACTTTTAAATCTTTAGGAGCAGAGATAATAGAAATTTCATTACCGCATACAAAATATGCAGCACCAACTTATTATGTATTAGCACCAGCAGAGGCAAGTTCAAACTTGGCTAGATTTGATGGAATCAGATATGGGCATAGAACTAAAAATGCAGCAAATATAGATGAGTTATATACAAAATCAAGAAGTGAAGGATTTGGAGACGAAGTAAAGAGAAGAATTATGATAGGAACTTATGTTCTAAGTGCAGGATTCTTTGACGCATATTTTAAGAAAGCTCAAAAAGTTAGAAGATTAATAAAAAATGACTTTGAAAAAGCTTTTGAAAAAGTAGACATTATATTCACTCCAGTAACACCAGGACCTGCTTTTAGATTAGATGCTAAAAAGACACCAGTAGAGTTATACTTAGAAGATATCTTTACAATACCAGCAAACTTAGCAGGAATACCAGGAATTTCAATACCAGCTGGAATGACTGAAGGATTACCAGTTGGAATACAACTACTAGGAAAAGCATTTGGAGAAAAAGATATCTTAAAAGCAGGAGATGCTTTTGAAAAAGCGATAAAGGAGAGAGTGTAA
- the gatB gene encoding Asp-tRNA(Asn)/Glu-tRNA(Gln) amidotransferase subunit GatB, with amino-acid sequence MARQWESVIGLEVHLQLKTGTKVWCGCSADYDNSPTNTHTCPICLGHPGALPKLNKKVVEYAVKGALALNCKINNISGFDRKNYFYPDTPKNYQITQFEKPYCEKGHLDVKLNSGREFTVGITRIQIEEDAGKSIHAGSESLINFNRASMPLLEIISEPDLRSSEEAYEYLNLLKSTIKYTGISDVSMELGSLRCDANISVMEKGSKVYGTRVEVKNLNSFKAVARAIDYEIGRQIEVIENGGSIDQETRLWDDEAQVTRIMRSKEDAMDYRYFAEPDLPKLVIKNEEIERIKELMPESKTAKLKRFIEDYELPEYDANILTDEIELADYFEKVVQITKNAKLSSNWIMTEVLRELKESGKTIEESKISSEDLGKIINLIQKDVISSKIAKELFTIKLNDSRDPEVIVKEEGMVQVVDLGEIEGIVNQVLSENPKMVEDFKNSDEGRKPRVLKGLIGQVMKLSKGKANPKIVTELMELKLK; translated from the coding sequence ATGGCGAGACAATGGGAATCGGTAATAGGACTTGAAGTACACCTTCAATTAAAAACAGGAACAAAAGTATGGTGTGGATGTAGCGCGGATTATGATAATTCACCTACAAATACACATACATGTCCAATATGTTTAGGACACCCAGGAGCACTACCAAAGTTAAATAAAAAAGTTGTAGAATATGCAGTAAAAGGAGCATTAGCTTTAAACTGTAAAATAAATAATATTAGTGGTTTTGATAGAAAAAATTATTTTTATCCAGACACACCAAAAAATTATCAAATAACTCAATTTGAAAAACCTTATTGTGAAAAAGGACATTTAGATGTGAAGTTAAACTCAGGAAGAGAGTTTACAGTAGGAATTACTAGAATTCAAATAGAAGAGGATGCAGGAAAATCAATACATGCAGGTTCTGAATCGTTAATAAACTTTAATAGAGCTTCAATGCCTCTTTTAGAAATAATCTCTGAACCAGATTTAAGAAGTTCTGAGGAAGCTTATGAATATTTAAATCTTTTAAAAAGTACTATAAAGTATACTGGAATAAGTGACGTTTCAATGGAATTAGGATCTCTAAGATGTGATGCAAATATATCGGTAATGGAAAAAGGGAGCAAAGTTTATGGAACAAGAGTAGAGGTTAAAAATCTTAACTCTTTTAAAGCAGTAGCTAGAGCTATTGACTATGAAATTGGTAGACAAATTGAAGTTATTGAAAATGGTGGATCGATAGATCAAGAGACTAGACTTTGGGATGATGAGGCTCAAGTAACAAGAATAATGAGAAGTAAAGAGGATGCAATGGATTATAGATACTTTGCAGAGCCAGATCTTCCTAAGCTTGTTATAAAAAATGAAGAAATTGAAAGAATAAAAGAATTAATGCCAGAATCAAAAACAGCGAAATTAAAAAGATTTATAGAAGATTATGAATTACCAGAATACGATGCTAATATTTTAACAGATGAAATTGAATTAGCAGATTATTTTGAAAAAGTAGTTCAAATAACTAAAAATGCTAAACTTTCTTCAAATTGGATTATGACAGAAGTTCTAAGAGAGTTAAAAGAAAGTGGAAAAACAATTGAAGAATCTAAAATATCTTCAGAAGATTTAGGAAAAATAATAAACTTAATCCAAAAAGATGTAATTTCTTCAAAAATAGCTAAAGAATTATTTACTATAAAATTAAATGATAGTAGAGATCCAGAAGTTATTGTAAAAGAAGAAGGTATGGTACAAGTTGTTGATTTAGGAGAGATAGAAGGAATAGTAAATCAAGTTCTATCTGAAAATCCTAAAATGGTAGAGGATTTCAAGAATTCAGATGAAGGAAGAAAGCCTAGAGTATTAAAAGGACTAATAGGACAGGTTATGAAATTATCAAAAGGAAAAGCAAATCCAAAGATAGTTACAGAACTGATGGAATTAAAATTAAAATAG
- a CDS encoding L,D-transpeptidase family protein, producing the protein MKKSKLISLGIMVFGLTFLSQPLHAVTKNLKEKYENVIPMSVHVNIMNNEAEPEYLNYVFIKSVDAPIRQDSSVYSKEIVRFPFNTKLRVLEKVESGGNDWYKVELKDKNGNVVHGYISAMLVTLRTFRFEEMNNRVHKLNQFLQSEASKGKELVSVNTYVPNPSNQNMGRAKDKYGVSSDQNARASYNGETIFIPDRSLMSVESVKGNDVYVNALSIAEKPLKVSKNAITRYPAVNANFRKAIVIDLENENQGIFQKNADGQWELISYTLNKTGMESTLGFETPKGYFIVPVLKYEMGYRDEYNNAAGMAKYAIRFSGGGYIHGTPINFEENINRDFFLREKDGTLGTVEGTRKCIRNMESHIKFLFDWVTNGKVNRKSNEQRPDENVMVIVF; encoded by the coding sequence ATGAAAAAAAGCAAATTAATCTCTTTAGGGATTATGGTGTTTGGACTTACTTTTTTATCTCAGCCACTTCATGCCGTTACTAAAAATTTAAAAGAAAAGTACGAAAACGTAATACCAATGAGTGTTCACGTAAATATAATGAATAATGAGGCAGAACCAGAATATTTAAACTATGTCTTTATTAAAAGTGTGGATGCACCTATTAGACAGGATTCATCAGTATATTCTAAAGAGATTGTAAGATTTCCATTCAATACAAAATTAAGGGTGCTAGAAAAAGTTGAATCAGGTGGAAATGATTGGTACAAAGTTGAGTTGAAAGATAAAAATGGAAATGTAGTTCATGGTTATATTTCAGCAATGCTTGTAACTTTAAGAACATTTAGATTTGAAGAGATGAATAATAGAGTGCATAAGTTAAATCAATTTTTGCAGTCAGAGGCATCAAAAGGAAAGGAACTAGTATCTGTAAATACATATGTTCCTAATCCAAGTAACCAAAATATGGGCAGAGCTAAAGATAAATATGGGGTTTCATCAGATCAAAATGCTAGAGCGAGCTATAATGGAGAGACTATATTTATTCCAGATAGATCTTTAATGTCAGTTGAATCAGTAAAAGGAAATGATGTTTACGTAAACGCTCTTTCTATAGCTGAAAAACCATTAAAGGTAAGTAAAAATGCGATAACAAGATATCCAGCAGTTAATGCTAACTTTAGAAAAGCCATTGTAATAGATTTAGAAAATGAGAATCAAGGTATTTTCCAAAAAAATGCAGATGGTCAGTGGGAGTTAATTTCTTACACTTTAAATAAAACTGGAATGGAAAGTACTTTAGGATTTGAAACACCAAAAGGATATTTTATTGTACCAGTTTTAAAGTATGAAATGGGATACAGAGATGAGTATAACAACGCAGCTGGAATGGCAAAATATGCTATACGTTTTTCAGGTGGTGGATATATTCATGGAACACCAATTAACTTTGAAGAAAATATAAATAGAGACTTTTTCTTGAGAGAAAAAGATGGAACATTAGGAACAGTTGAAGGAACTAGAAAATGTATTAGAAATATGGAATCACATATTAAGTTCTTATTTGATTGGGTAACTAATGGAAAGGTTAATAGAAAATCGAATGAACAAAGACCAGACGAAAACGTAATGGTTATAGTATTTTAA
- a CDS encoding lysophospholipid acyltransferase family protein — protein sequence MYKLQYFIFKIFSSILLLFPEKTRFKFAEKLGILGYYLIKKRRIIALANLKLAFPDKTYEERKKIAKESYKIMAKAFISTLWFEDYLKTNVELEDFDRVTSIKEKGDGIAVALIHMGNMEASLKAGEKYKIVTVAKAQRNPYIDNFITEARKKMNVVLLKKSKQTSRDLLEQIEEKNVIALFTDHRDKGTTVEFFGEETVSPTGVVSIALKHNLPLVIGYNVMHEDNTCTTYFTKELDLVRTASFKDDVKVNTQMMMSVIESIIKNYPNQWMWFHDRWKLYKKIKNDDIKS from the coding sequence ATGTATAAATTGCAGTATTTTATATTTAAAATTTTCTCTTCTATTTTACTTTTATTTCCAGAAAAAACAAGGTTTAAATTTGCTGAAAAATTGGGAATATTAGGTTATTATTTGATAAAAAAAAGAAGAATAATAGCCTTGGCAAATTTAAAGCTGGCTTTTCCAGATAAAACGTATGAAGAAAGAAAAAAAATAGCGAAGGAGTCATATAAAATTATGGCAAAAGCTTTTATTTCTACATTGTGGTTTGAAGATTATTTAAAAACAAATGTTGAATTGGAAGACTTTGATAGAGTGACTTCAATAAAAGAAAAAGGCGACGGAATAGCTGTAGCCTTAATTCATATGGGAAATATGGAGGCAAGTTTAAAAGCAGGAGAAAAGTATAAAATTGTGACAGTTGCAAAGGCTCAGAGAAATCCGTATATAGATAACTTTATAACTGAAGCAAGAAAAAAAATGAATGTAGTGCTTTTAAAAAAATCTAAGCAAACGTCAAGAGATTTATTAGAACAAATAGAAGAAAAAAATGTAATAGCTTTATTTACTGATCATAGAGATAAAGGAACAACAGTTGAATTTTTTGGGGAGGAAACAGTTTCTCCAACTGGTGTAGTAAGTATTGCTTTAAAACATAATTTACCTTTAGTTATAGGGTATAATGTTATGCATGAAGATAATACGTGTACAACTTATTTTACAAAAGAATTAGATTTAGTTAGAACAGCTTCTTTTAAGGATGATGTAAAAGTTAATACTCAAATGATGATGAGCGTAATTGAAAGTATAATAAAAAATTATCCAAATCAATGGATGTGGTTTCATGATAGATGGAAACTATATAAAAAAATAAAAAATGATGATATAAAAAGCTAG
- a CDS encoding 5'-methylthioadenosine/adenosylhomocysteine nucleosidase yields the protein MLLGIIGAMNEEVVQLKEVMNLVETKELGGYQFFKGTLFNREIILVECGIGKVNAAICSTLLIQEFKVDKVLFTGVAGGLNPEINIGDIVISTDLVEHDFDCTAFGYDHGVIPRMENSKFKADDELVVLAKKVAEENFGKERVFVGTIVSGDVFVASNEKINWLRETFTGECTEMEGAAVAHVCSVMKKPFVIIRSISDKANHDANMNFDEFVKLAAQNSKIIIEGILKAI from the coding sequence ATGTTATTAGGAATAATTGGAGCAATGAATGAAGAAGTAGTTCAATTAAAAGAGGTAATGAATCTGGTAGAAACAAAAGAACTAGGTGGATACCAATTTTTTAAAGGAACTTTATTTAATAGAGAGATAATATTAGTTGAGTGTGGAATTGGAAAAGTAAATGCAGCTATCTGTTCAACACTTTTAATTCAAGAATTTAAAGTGGATAAAGTTTTATTTACAGGGGTAGCAGGAGGATTAAATCCAGAGATTAATATAGGTGATATTGTTATATCTACAGATTTAGTGGAACATGATTTCGATTGTACAGCATTTGGATATGATCATGGAGTAATTCCAAGGATGGAAAATTCAAAATTCAAAGCTGATGATGAGTTAGTAGTATTGGCTAAAAAGGTAGCAGAAGAAAATTTTGGAAAAGAAAGAGTTTTTGTAGGAACAATAGTTAGTGGAGATGTTTTCGTAGCATCAAATGAAAAAATAAATTGGTTAAGAGAAACATTTACTGGTGAATGTACAGAAATGGAAGGAGCAGCAGTAGCCCATGTGTGCTCTGTAATGAAAAAACCATTTGTGATTATAAGATCAATATCTGATAAAGCGAATCATGATGCGAATATGAATTTTGATGAATTTGTAAAATTAGCAGCACAAAATTCAAAAATAATAATAGAAGGTATATTAAAAGCAATATAA
- a CDS encoding bifunctional folylpolyglutamate synthase/dihydrofolate synthase codes for MNIEKLLDELYSYSLHGIKLGLKNIEDICLAMGNPQKDYKTIHVAGTNGKGSTSTTIETVLIEDGKTVGKYTSPHILKFNERISVNGKEITDEEIAYYYSYVKDIVNDLKITPTFFEVTTAMMFKYFSDKKVEFAVIEVGMGGRFDATNVIDGDICIVTNVSLDHTEFLGKTVYEIACEKAGIIKKNSKVIVGSSDVEFLKAIEEKTNNYIDIIEKYKDAKYFLDFNSYKTVVELDNEKYKFSLFGDYQYKNFLCAFEALKELKIPLNIIKRGIEKVKWQCRFEIIQQNENILVLDGAHNEEGMRTLCETLSHGFSKSEVVAIVSILKDKDYKKILGLLEKSVDEIVFTSLSDNKRGQSALELYNSSNKINKNYKENIVEAYDLAKNMKKKVILLCGSFYLLSKFKEEVLANEK; via the coding sequence GTGAATATTGAAAAACTGCTAGATGAATTATATTCTTACTCACTTCATGGAATAAAGTTGGGATTAAAAAATATCGAAGATATTTGTTTGGCTATGGGTAATCCTCAAAAAGATTACAAAACAATACACGTAGCTGGAACAAATGGAAAAGGTTCTACATCAACAACAATTGAAACTGTTTTAATAGAAGATGGAAAAACAGTTGGGAAATATACATCCCCCCATATTTTAAAATTTAATGAGAGAATATCTGTTAATGGAAAAGAAATAACAGATGAGGAAATAGCATATTATTATTCTTATGTAAAAGATATAGTAAATGATTTAAAAATAACTCCAACTTTTTTTGAAGTTACTACAGCTATGATGTTTAAATATTTTTCAGATAAAAAGGTCGAGTTTGCTGTTATAGAAGTTGGAATGGGTGGCAGATTTGATGCTACCAATGTTATTGATGGAGATATTTGTATAGTAACTAATGTAAGTTTAGATCATACAGAGTTTTTAGGTAAGACAGTGTACGAAATAGCTTGTGAAAAGGCTGGGATTATAAAGAAAAACTCAAAAGTAATTGTTGGAAGTTCAGATGTAGAATTTTTAAAAGCAATTGAAGAAAAAACAAATAATTATATAGATATTATTGAAAAATATAAAGATGCTAAATATTTTTTAGATTTTAATAGCTATAAAACTGTAGTTGAATTGGATAATGAAAAATATAAATTTTCTTTATTTGGAGACTATCAATATAAGAATTTTCTATGTGCTTTTGAAGCTTTAAAAGAACTTAAAATACCTTTAAATATAATAAAAAGAGGAATTGAAAAAGTAAAATGGCAATGTAGATTTGAAATTATTCAGCAAAATGAAAATATTCTTGTATTAGATGGTGCTCATAATGAAGAAGGAATGAGAACTTTATGTGAAACTTTAAGTCATGGATTTTCTAAAAGTGAAGTAGTAGCAATAGTTTCAATTTTAAAAGATAAGGATTATAAAAAAATATTAGGTCTATTAGAAAAGTCTGTAGATGAAATTGTGTTTACATCTTTAAGTGATAATAAAAGAGGTCAGAGTGCTTTAGAGTTATATAATAGTTCTAATAAAATTAATAAAAATTATAAAGAAAATATTGTAGAAGCATATGATTTAGCAAAGAATATGAAAAAGAAAGTTATATTATTATGTGGATCATTTTACTTATTGAGCAAATTTAAAGAGGAAGTACTTGCAAATGAAAAGTAA
- the hprK gene encoding HPr(Ser) kinase/phosphatase, whose product MDKIIIKKFPKVRELADELALVPLFDTNMDGEIKTQAVYRVGYELNGFFSEGEELLSNVNVLGRKEIGFLRRLDKKKRKEIFEKYLSYSFPVLVVTLENEIVDEIVEVAKKYNKPVLKSKNQTIEFIRNAKFYLQKALAEAVMIDNCILLDIYGVGILLKGYEDARLGATVELLERGHKFITDTRLKIQNVANRFILGSNTADKENGDSHFYLFGKDGNDIDVTTHFGIKSTRKNKKITLLVELEKWDEKKFYDRLGLDEVYEEFLGFKIPKVTLPVRKGRNLAIIIETAAINYRLKKTGVNSAEYFWKESRKLIEENKENKKRGLVVNDKTSMPVRYIKSRFNLNVLNGEELLDNKYITTTGVYRPSLALTGYFDMYGEEGYKGLQLFTETEFKYLESISVADRERNLERYLDEDFPAILISGVKKIPDYFFDKIIKKNIILLETEIDRSSHVVATFSAYLENYFAPSTSVHGVFVELYGFGVLLTGKSGIGKSETALELIHRGHRLIADDSVRFDKSVTGDINGRASKLPYFMEIRGLGIIDVKALYGVGAVRISKRLDMIIELQELKNGDYLTAMDYQESTEVILGNEVSKIKLYISSGRNAAAMVEIAVMNLMAKRMGYNSEEVYLKELKNKKYDN is encoded by the coding sequence ATGGATAAAATTATAATAAAGAAATTTCCAAAAGTTAGAGAGTTAGCGGATGAATTAGCTCTTGTTCCATTATTTGATACAAATATGGATGGGGAAATAAAAACACAAGCTGTTTACAGAGTGGGGTATGAATTAAATGGTTTTTTTTCAGAGGGAGAAGAACTATTAAGTAATGTAAATGTTTTAGGAAGAAAAGAAATTGGATTTTTAAGAAGACTAGATAAAAAGAAAAGAAAAGAAATTTTTGAAAAATATTTAAGTTATTCTTTTCCAGTTTTAGTTGTTACTTTAGAAAATGAAATAGTAGATGAAATAGTAGAAGTAGCTAAAAAGTATAATAAACCAGTATTAAAATCTAAGAATCAAACTATAGAATTTATTAGAAATGCAAAATTTTATTTACAAAAAGCCTTAGCAGAAGCTGTTATGATTGACAATTGTATTTTACTAGATATATATGGTGTAGGAATACTTTTAAAAGGTTATGAAGATGCTAGATTAGGAGCTACTGTTGAACTCTTAGAAAGAGGACACAAATTTATAACAGATACAAGACTAAAAATTCAAAATGTAGCAAATAGATTTATCTTAGGTTCAAATACAGCAGATAAAGAAAATGGTGATAGTCATTTTTATCTTTTTGGTAAAGATGGAAATGATATAGATGTAACAACTCACTTTGGAATAAAAAGTACTAGAAAAAATAAAAAAATAACTTTATTAGTTGAACTTGAAAAATGGGATGAAAAAAAATTCTATGATAGATTAGGACTTGATGAAGTTTATGAAGAGTTTTTAGGATTTAAAATTCCTAAAGTAACATTACCTGTAAGAAAAGGAAGGAATTTAGCAATTATAATCGAGACAGCAGCAATAAATTACAGATTGAAAAAAACAGGTGTAAATTCGGCAGAATATTTTTGGAAAGAATCAAGAAAATTGATTGAAGAAAATAAAGAAAATAAAAAGAGAGGTTTAGTTGTGAATGATAAAACAAGTATGCCAGTTCGTTACATAAAATCTAGATTTAATTTAAATGTTTTAAATGGAGAGGAATTATTAGATAATAAATACATAACAACGACGGGAGTGTATAGGCCTTCATTGGCTCTTACAGGTTATTTTGATATGTATGGAGAAGAAGGGTATAAAGGGTTACAACTATTTACAGAAACAGAGTTTAAATATTTAGAAAGTATTTCTGTTGCTGATAGAGAGAGAAATTTAGAAAGATATTTAGATGAAGATTTTCCAGCTATCTTAATATCGGGAGTAAAAAAAATTCCAGATTATTTTTTTGACAAAATAATTAAAAAAAATATAATCTTATTAGAAACAGAAATAGATAGATCAAGTCATGTTGTTGCTACTTTTAGTGCATATTTAGAAAACTATTTTGCACCCTCAACATCCGTTCATGGTGTTTTTGTAGAATTGTACGGGTTTGGAGTACTGTTAACTGGAAAAAGTGGAATTGGAAAGAGTGAAACAGCTTTAGAATTGATTCATAGAGGACATAGATTAATAGCAGATGATTCTGTAAGATTTGATAAGAGTGTCACAGGAGATATAAATGGTAGAGCATCAAAATTACCTTACTTCATGGAAATAAGAGGACTAGGAATTATAGATGTTAAAGCTTTGTACGGTGTAGGAGCCGTAAGAATAAGTAAAAGATTAGACATGATAATAGAACTTCAAGAATTGAAAAATGGAGATTATTTAACTGCAATGGATTATCAAGAGTCTACAGAGGTTATATTAGGGAATGAAGTTTCTAAAATAAAATTATATATTTCATCTGGAAGAAATGCAGCTGCTATGGTTGAAATTGCTGTAATGAATTTAATGGCAAAAAGAATGGGATATAATTCAGAAGAAGTTTATTTAAAAGAATTAAAAAATAAAAAATATGACAATTAA